In Plasmodium vivax chromosome 14, whole genome shotgun sequence, the genomic window CTTTTCAGCGTACTGTGCCAATTATGAGATTTCACCTTTGCAAGTACTTACTCTGATGAGATATCAATCCATACGGTTTAgcttgccttttttgctttttcaaCGTTTATATTTGTTAACATGATGAGATGTACGCAGTGAGATTAAAATGTATGGTgtacatttaattatttgcCTACGCAACAACATATCTTTGGTCAACAGCTCCTTTTTGATCTACCAAATgggtggggggaaggggTAGATACACCGAatgaacaggaaaaaaacacctaATTTTATcccatatataaaaaaatattgatcATAGGAAGAATGATAGCACATTccgcacacatttttttaatcgcattaacatataatttgaaattacgtaaaaaagagctttttttttcccccgttaTTTGTCTGAATTGCGCActgaggaaaagggaaaaaacagaCATTACATCATCTCATTTAGGAACGTGCACCACATTGTTATTACACATGACAGATTTAATGTTGGctgtttttgcaaaaaggtggATTCAAACGCAGGGCGAAAACGCGCACATGGGACACCCTTTCGCAAAATCGTTTGTAGACCTGCATAGAACTATATTGGGGAGGCACACATAGGTACCAACCGTTGGAGGAGAAAAGTTCCACATCAATTTAATCATCTACTGTTACATTTtgcaacgtttttttttcttttttttccgttcctTGCTAACACCCTCTGTTTACAAAACGCTATTAAAAATTCCgtaaaaggcaaaaattGTAATAGTGGCGTTGAGCAATAATGAAAAGGCCCTTTCTCTCTGTGGCAAGCATTATGCATACCTATGTAGTAGACCCGCGTAAACCCAAaagaacaagaaaaaaacagtCCAAAATGGTCAACCATACAGTACAGTATGCATTTATCGGACGAAAtgtaatttaatttatatggTCATGTCAAACAGAActactaaaaaaattgtggtgAATTCTTTCCGTAAAATGttcttaaaatgttttttttccatatggTCTACAACGTTTTAGCTGTTTTTACCTGTCTGTTTTgctggcatttttttttttttttttacagccaAATGGGTAAAATGGCTATTTACACCGTCCAAATAAAATTCTCAAAATAAGTTATGAACGGGCAATGTAAATAATTgataggtttttttttttttatgaacatgaAATGAaggtttgcaaaaatgtagcactattttttttttttttccttttttggctagctattgccattatatgtaaataaaattgcgAATAGGTATTTATTTCCAGCAATTTTCCCTTGTGgatatttttgcacaaaatcgAACGAATTGACAAGTTGCTAACGCGAATTGAAAAACAGATAATGTGCTCCTATTTTAAACACACTGTATGTATACTTCCACACTGAATgtatatttccattttgttcactttttggAGTTCTCCCCCTGCACACTGGCCATTTTTACTCCCCTTTTCGAATCTCTACATTTTGCTAATCCTCCTAGCATTATTCTACACACGTTGTTCACTATTTGTTGCACACACCAACACTCGTATATGCACCGATGGcgcagaaaaggggaaccaTGTTACGAGTAGAAAGCTCAACGGAAAAGAACTTCCACACCGGTGCGTACTTCGATTCCACCCTGGATGTAAGCACACATAACGATGCTTCTATAAACAGTAATCTTTCCATGCGGGGGAACAGCCTTCCAcgcattttgaaaatgtacaCAAGAGAGCTGCAATGCTCTAGTGATGAACAAAAAAGCGACGTTTCTCACTTGAGGagtgaaaatttatttcctcAAAGAAATGAGCACGTCAGTGAGAATACATGCCTAACGAGCATCCTTCACCTGAGCGATGTAATCACATCACAGAGCGAAAACTTTGCACGCCTGAACGGTGAACATTTAAATTGTTACCATTCGTCGGTAAATAGCAACATTTCTCGCATCGAAAGTGGAGTTCGCTCCTGTTTAGCTTCATCACTATTAGCAAAATTCTGTTGCACAGAAATTCCGATCCAtgaggaaggggaagcagcaaGCTGCAAGGAAGAACCAAATTGTGCACACAGCAGCGAGGCGGTTATTTCGACGAACGGTCAAAATAATGGTGAGGAGAATAATACCCAATTTGGTACTCCGAAAAATAGGacaaataatgaaataaaaaatagtcAGGCAAATGATTCCATAGCTGAAGGAGATCATCTGAGTGCGGTGGGAACTTCTTCAATTTGCCTACCCATTAAAGAAAATTCGGAAGATGGACGAGCTTTGAATGATAATAGAAAGCACGGAAATGGTGAATCGCCCCCCTCTAGCAAAAGGTATGCCCTGTCTAGCCCTGCATGTGACCCCAAAACTACAAACGCGAAGCGGATTAGCCATTCTACCGTAGTGCCCAACCCAGAACGTGCAGAATATGTGAGTGGCAATCCTGAAAAGGAACGGGGTCAAGAGAAATTACAACTTGCGGATGGCCATATGAACGAACGCACGATGGCATATTACCCAGATGAAGAAATAcaggggggtaaaaaaacgTTTAACACAAAATTGAGTGCATTGAATGATGACAATTTTGAGCTAACGAAAACCTCATGTAACACTAGAGGGGACGGAatagaacgaaaaaaacagcatggaaatggaaaaaattgcaattgcgtgggagaaaaaaaggaccctTCACCTTCACCTTCCCCTTTAAGTACAAAACCACGGAGCTACTCGCTAGATGATATTAAAAACGGAAAAGTAGATATCCCAAACGTTATATTTAGGAAGCTACCCTTCAATTCGAACGGAGACAATGTCATAGATTCGTATAGGAGAAATCATAAGCTGCTCAATTTTATGAAGGACTGCAACGAGTCGGTTGGCCTGATTTTAAAATACCCACAAATTGAAAAGAGTCAAAATAGGACACTCAAAGTACCATCGGAAATTTCCCCTGCAATTAGGAGCAATATCGGTGCGGCCATCATATATGAAGATAAATTTGACAGGAGGAACCATCACCCACATGTTCAAAACTTACATATGGGCAAAATATACGAAAGTCATGTCtttaacattttgaaaaataaaaaggatttGGGGAAGAAACTATTCAACCAAAGTAAtgcatatgaaaaatataagtataatAACACCAATGGCTTTTGGATAAGTAATATTGACAAGAGACGTTTAGTAGACCCCGAAAGGAACGATAGCTACATTACAGAGCTGATATATGAGGAAAATGGATCCTATGCTGAAGAAATGGAAACGCTAAAGCGCTGCAGAGGTTACGATGGCATTCCTCCTATTGAAGAATTCTACAGAgacaataatttttatttatttttacaaaaggaGGGAATCTCCCGTGGTTATAGGAACCCCGTGATGGCAACCACCATGCGCCGCTACGACATAGAAAAGGTTTCGGACTACGAATATGTCGACACGTGTGAATGCATCACGCCCGTTCATCGATCGTAATTGTGCGTAAGAAGGTGCGGGTGAACGGATGAGCGGCCAAACGGATAGCATCACAGGTGTGTAAAGGGCGCAAAactattttcttcttttttggctctccttttggggggataCCTACATAatgggtgttttttttttttttttttttaaattgcccCCCATTGGGGCTGCtcagtaaaaatatttaaacaatATTTGTTCACCGTActgcatatttttgttcGTTTGCTATGCAGAAGCGTATTTATGCCCTTACATCTTtgcataaaaatttgtttgttAATTTGACCCATCCTGCTCCTTGGGGTGTGTGCGAATGCGCTGCTTAAAGGCGTTGTGTCAGTTGTTTTGAAATGCCGGGTGCCGTTGCCCGTTCTTTCGTTCgctcgttttttcgtttttccctttgtgTCATTTTGGCTTGTTTTATTTGACCCCTATCCGTTTCAACTTGTTTTATATGGCTCCTATCCGCTTtgaattgttttattttcttgttTAAGCA contains:
- a CDS encoding hypothetical protein, conserved (encoded by transcript PVX_122760A) yields the protein MYTRELQCSSDEQKSDVSHLRSENLFPQRNEHVSENTCLTSILHLSDVITSQSENFARLNGEHLNCYHSSVNSNISRIESGVRSCLASSLLAKFCCTEIPIHEEGEAASCKEEPNCAHSSEAVISTNGQNNGEENNTQFGTPKNRTNNEIKNSQANDSIAEGDHLSAVGTSSICLPIKENSEDGRALNDNRKHGNGESPPSSKRYALSSPACDPKTTNAKRISHSTVVPNPERAEYVSGNPEKERGQEKLQLADGHMNERTMAYYPDEEIQGGKKTFNTKLSALNDDNFELTKTSCNTRGDGIERKKQHGNGKNCNCVGEKKDPSPSPSPLSTKPRSYSLDDIKNGKVDIPNVIFRKLPFNSNGDNVIDSYRRNHKLLNFMKDCNESVGLILKYPQIEKSQNRTLKVPSEISPAIRSNIGAAIIYEDKFDRRNHHPHVQNLHMGKIYESHVFNILKNKKDLGKKLFNQSNAYEKYKYNNTNGFWISNIDKRRLVDPERNDSYITELIYEENGSYAEEMETLKRCRGYDGIPPIEEFYRDNNFYLFLQKEGISRGYRNPVMATTMRRYDIEKVSDYEYVDTCECITPVHRS